The sequence TTTGATATTCCGGTCACGGAACAGTTTTCGCAGCACCGCCTCGAGGATTTCGTCGTCCGGTTCCGGCAGCAGGGCCACATGCAGGGCGTTGAGCCGCGAGCGCAGGTCCGGCAACTCCGCTGGCCAGGTTGCGGGCGGGGTGCGGGCGGTCAGCAGAAGACTGCAGCCCTCGGTGTCCGCTCGGTTGATCAGATGGAACAACAGGTCGTCTGGCACGCCCTGGTCGGCGTTCTCGATCAGGACAGGACGTCCATCCTGCAAGTCCGACAGGTCCGGCGGGCGGTCGGCGCCGGCCACGAGAACCACGGCGTGTGCACGGCGAGCCCAACACCGCGCCAGGTGCGACTTGCCGGAGCCCGCGGGTCCGACCAAAGCGAGGCGCCCCGCATGCCAGTTCGGCCAGGCGTCCAGGGCCTGGACCGCAGCAGCGTTGCTCGGGGAGATGATGAAGTCTTCCCGCCGAAACGAGGGTTGGCGCCGAAGCTCTAAGCGAAGCTGGCGCGCCATGCGACTTTTCCACAGCAGGCGTTCACGGCTCAACTATACCCACCCCGGACGGTTACGTCGACGCAAACCAAACTTCGCCAACAGAAACCCTTGTCCCTGTGGGCTTTTCGCTTGGCTGGATTTGGCCTTGGCCGGCGATGCGGCTAAGGGATGGCATGTCTGCGCCCCTGGCTTCGTCTCAACCCTCCCGGCTGGCCGATGCGTGGATGCTGTGGGCCGCATCGCTGGTGGTCACCCTGATCGTCGGCGTCCAGTTCCTCCGGCATGACCAGGCGATGCTCCGCACCCTGGGAGACACCGACGACGCCATGCGCCTCGTGCGCGTGCGGACCCTGCTGGCGGGGCAGGGCTGGTGGGACCAGTGGATCGGGCGCCTGCAGCCGCCGCAGGGGACCATCATGCATTGGTCGCGGCTCCTGGACGGGGGCCTCGCAGCGACCGTCCGGGCGGTCGAAGTGGTGCTGCCGCCGGACCGGGCGGAACTCTGGACGCGGACCTTCTGGCCCCTGGCCTGGATCCTGCCGGCCGCGGCGGCCAGCCTGTCGATCGCGCATCGGATCGCG is a genomic window of Phenylobacterium montanum containing:
- a CDS encoding chromosomal replication initiator DnaA, which encodes MARQLRLELRRQPSFRREDFIISPSNAAAVQALDAWPNWHAGRLALVGPAGSGKSHLARCWARRAHAVVLVAGADRPPDLSDLQDGRPVLIENADQGVPDDLLFHLINRADTEGCSLLLTARTPPATWPAELPDLRSRLNALHVALLPEPDDEILEAVLRKLFRDRNIKPSEELISYLLKRIERSVPYARSIVDRLDELADAEQKPVSRALARQILESDAETLNLFE